TAATCTCCCACTACTCTCTTAATTTTGCAGGTCCATCAGAATCTTCAACAATCAGGTAATATATTCTTTGTTTCGTGTATAAACTTGGGTAAATTCTCAATGTGTAAGAGAGAAACAGAACCATGCAATTCTGTTTTTCTATGTTATATACTTATATATGTGTGTTAACAGATTGGAGTATTTGAGAGTTATCAAGGAGCTGTAGGTAGGTTTCTGATTTGCTTCATTTGTTTTGTTTTTAGTTATCGGTGCATTCAGTTTTCTGTGGTGCATATGGCTTGGTTTCATGGGTGTTTTGAGCATTGTTATCAAAATTTGCAGCTTTGGGTATTAGTTCGTTAAAACTGTAGACCGAGATTGATTGATTTAGTTAAGGATTGATATAATTAAACATATATGATGTATATTTATTTATTTAATTTTTTTTTTTTCAGAATGCTTTGGTTTTAATATACGATACTAATATGGTTCTATACGATAATGATATGGTTTAGTATGGGAGAATTTTCTTTAATATAGGATTTATGAGAGTAGGACCTCTCCTCAGATGTTTAGAGTTTTTTTTTATGTTGTTTTCTTTCAAGTGTTTCTTGACAAATTCATCTTTCATTCGGGAAGTCAGGCCTTGCTTGGAGTTCATATAAATAGGAAAGTGATTTCTGGAGCTAGCAATTAATTGTTGTCTCTATGCTCAAAGGAGAATCATACTGTGTGAATTCAGTATTTGATTTTGTGACAACATATTGACCATTCTCTTCTTCCATTGCTTTAACAACATGTAAAGATGGCTAAAGTCTTTAGCTGATTTCGACGAATTTTGTGCAAAAACCCAAACACTTTGATCGCTACATTTTCGCACAGGTGAGCCGAAGATCGTTGAAGGAGGACCAAACAAGTTGATTTATATTTTGCAACCATATAGTTTATATAGCAGTTGCAGCTTATTAATTAAATGAATATTCTCTATCTTTTAAATGAACCTATGATCAAGTTGTTTTGCTGTTCATCGTTTGAAAATAAATTCCTTTTTTTTCACCCTTATGAACTCTAGCCCGCAACAACGCGCGGGTTAGTAACTAGTCTTTATAAATTGATGGCATGGTTCCATGTGACAAAGAAAACAAGAGACACATGCCCAGAGAGTACTTCTCCGGCACCACCTCCAAGCACCGAAAAAAAAGAGGGAGTTATTTGCACACTTTGCACTTGCCAAGGCCTTGAATAGGAGCTACGATCGGTCTGCAGTACCTAAGAGGAGCTAGATGTGTGATATGACCACGAAAAGCTAAGTTTTCTGAAGTCCCTCTCATCTTATGGGTTAATTGTTCTTGTGGTTATACTCTATCCAATGTTAAGAGGCATAGTTGCCCTAGGGTGCGAACGGTGATCGCTAGAGATGATCGAAGCAGCCATATGATCCTTCGTTAGGATCGAGAGTACGTAGCAATCAATCTCTTACACATCTATATCGGCATGTGCATGTATTAAAAATTTCAACCTTAAAATTTATAAAAAAATAAACAAAAAAATTTAAATATTTAAGAAAAAAATTAAATGTTTATTGTGTGTGTCTTTTAATCAAAGTAAAATCAGAATAGGATTCGATATCAATGTTGTAATAGAAATATATGTATTATATCCTCTATATATAGAGGTTTATTCTATAAATGAAATATATTGATATTCTCCCCAAATTCTCTCTGTCAGTTTATTTCTCTCGCAACATTAAACTAGTTTTTACACTTTGTTGGTAAAGAACCCTAGGTTCCCAAATATCTTCAAATCTCTTCAACTTCCAATTCTGGAAACAAATTTCTGGTATGGGTCGCGGTGGCCGGGCTCGGTCTGGGTCCGGATCGAGGTCCGGGTCTAGTTCGCGTTCCCGTTTAGGAGGTAAATTTCTGTTTGCAAATCGATCCGAAGGGTTTTCTGATTTTCGTTGAATCGTTTGTAGTAATGATACTCTATTGAGGTTTGATTTTTGTTGCATCTGGATAATTGATATCTTGTGGTGGTTTTACCTTTGCAGGGTCCAGTTCCTTCAAATCCATCATTGCCAAAAGTATGGCCTTCTATCTTTCTATTTAATCAGCTAATTGAATTAGTTTCATATATTAATACTAGTAACTTACATTGCTTCTTTATAAATCAGCTCCTAGGGAGCTAGTGGAGACGTATCTTGGCGCCGCGGCTATAATTGCTGGTGGTGGCAATAGTGTTGCTGGTGGAGGTAGCCTTGCATGAACAAACTCAAGTGGTGATTTTGAGGATCGGTCTTTGTGGTGCCAAGAACTGATGAACTGCTACTATGATGTACATTCTTGAACTAATACTCTCTTATTACGTGCTTTGATTGATCGCAAGAGTAAGCATTATACATAATGGTTTTTGTTACTCTCTGATTACTTTTTTCTAGAGAAGAGCATTAAGGAATTACTGCAAAAATTAGATTAAAAACAAGAGGTCCAGAATCTGAATTGATGCCTGTGCGCTCTGAAAACATCTAGAATGTGAAATAGAACATTAAAACTCCACAGATGACTCGGTGGTTTTCTTGTGGTTTTAAAATGGGTACGTATTTCTGAAGGGTGAAAGAAGATGATGGTTTAGGAATGGAGTCAAGTTCTAGCTTGTTATTATTGAGAAACAACAAAGCTATATCACTTGTCCTGCATATGTTTTTAGAATTAGCCAAGATGCAGTTTTTGATCTGATTGTAGCATTCAAAGGGTGATGCTCCTCAAAATTTCCTTAGCATGGACGTCCTCTTCATAATGCGGCGTATAAGGATCATTACTTGCTTATTTGTAGCATCCAAATGGTGACGTTCTTAAAGGGTTTGGTTAGAAGAATATACATTATTGCATAATGTCATTAGCTAATATGATCATAACTAAATAAATTAATGACAAACTCTTATTTGGCAGGCATCACGGTTGTGCGGGGATGATCATTACATGACTCGTCAATATCAGACAAGAGTACGTAACTTTTGTGGTATTGAAGTGTATCCTGTAAGCGTCGATAATGGCTCTGCTTCCGCTAGTGCTTCTGCTAAACTTTGAAGATCAAAAGCAATGGCTTGCTCAAAAGGCTGGACATGGCTTGGGGAGTCATTCAAACCAAGACTTTCGATCGGTTTAGTGTATATTAACCATTAGTAAAGATCCAAAGTACGTAATGGCCCTGCTCAGAGGATTCATTTAATGTAATATGTTGCCCTTGAAATGATTGGTTTTGACATGCTAGACCCTTATTTAGATATGATTCATACTGAGAGTTATTCTAATAAGGACTATTAAGTCAAGACTAGTTGAGGTCTTCCTAATTTTATGGCTTAACTTTCAGCCAAGTTGGTGATCATGAATCAAATTAGACCACTAACCAAATTGGTTTCTGGGCTCTGGTTATTTGGTAAGTTGATTGTCTTGATAAGCAAGTGAGACTCGCAATAATTTCAAGTCCTTGATATGTTAGTAAACTCCAGAAATTCTAAATTAATTCAGCCACTCTTGTTCACATTTCGATTTTGTGAAGGTATCATAATATATATATAGATATTTTGAAGGGAAATTAAGGTATCATAATGTTAGTTGGTTTCGTATAAAAACTAAAAAAGAAAAAGAAAACTATTTATATCAATTCGCATATTAGAGCAAATGCACCCATATTTTGCTGGCAATTGCCAATCTGTCGATTTTCCAATTTACTATTCATTCAAATTGGCAATTGAATTCAGCATGTCAATGCAGCAACGAAGGCAATTGTCATACCAATACACTATCTAATTCAATCTCCACCATTGAACTTAAAGACCCATTGTTATAGCCGTCAAGAAATTTAAAAGAGAGAGAAGATGACAAATTGTGGGACCTTATTGTCTCACAAAATTGAAGAGCACAGGGCCACAACCTTGTGAGACCCACTAATTGGTACGACCGAAACGGTTGCCAAAAATTAGCAAGTGAATTGGTACTACCACGTAGGGCCCATGAATTAGTTGTACCAATTTACATGGGTGCATTGTGTTCTCAACACAAAATCAGCAATTAGCATCTAAATTGATACATTGGTGCATATGCTCTTAGGCACCAAATCGCCCGGGGCCCAAACTAAATACAAGTAGGAAAAGGCCCAGGAGTTCCTAATATATACCTGAAATTCGTCCTACCATTTATCTGGTTCTGCCAGCACAGTGGCGTCGACGTATACTTACCTTACAACCTCCATGGGTCAATCGGCCTCCTGTGACAGTAAGCATACAATGTGAAGGATGGAATTTGAGATCTGTTTTTCTTTACATTTGATTGCAACCTGCTGGCTTAGGGTTTCTTTGTTTTTGATTTCTGTGAAGTGTTTGAATGTTTTGCTTTCAGAAATATTAACGTCTTAGATTTGGTTATTAGGTCCTCCTCCACCTACTCGTAGTCAGCGCCAAGATGAGCTTATGAACATGTTTCCTCCTGGCACTGCCTAGGTTGATCGTCGTCTAAACACAAATCTCGATGGGTCTCAAATTCAAACCATATCTGAATTTGATTTTCCTCTCCCTTTTTGCGAAAGTTGGGTTAAGGATTTATATAAGGTAAACTCCACCTTCAAGTTCTTCTCTGTGCACCGGCGTATTTGTAGTCAACATACTTCTTTAATAACCATAAAGTCTAGTTCATTTGAATCCAATCTTGTTATATTGTCAATCTGCAATCTGCTAGCTAGCTCTTTGTGTTGAATGAAAATCTCTTTTCTTGCAGCACATTGACAACTATGAGCAGGCAGACTTTTATCTGAAAATCCTGCGTAATAGTTGTGGTATCGATGTGAAGCTCCGTAAGCTAAGGAATGAGCTTAAGGAGAAGGGCTTTGTTCAGCTCCATGAGCAAAAGAATGACTCTAGTTCGCTTCAATCATGAATATCCCTGAATGGTTTTAAATTATGTTTGTATTTTATATCTACTGTTCTGAACCCTTACTATACTATAATGTTTATGCTAGATGCTTCCATGATAAATACTGTGCTTTTTGGGAATATAAATGATAGATATAATTACCAAAGAAAAAAAAAACAGGAGGATCAGCAAAAAGATTTAGCAGATGGATTCGGATATATAGTTAGGGTTGGAGGAAGCTTGCTTGAAAATCCTTAAACTCTGGTTGCCCTGAAGGCTCTAGTATATAAAGCTTTGTATTTTTGTTTTTTGTTTTTTTAGCTCTCTTCAAGAAAAATAAAAACAATAAACTACAATATGACACAGCTAAAGTACAATGCATGAAAATATGAACAAGAACTACTGATGTATTCAACGATAATCTTTAAGTACAGTTCTTTCAGATACTCAATCAATATAAATCTGATGGTAAACGTTTGCTTCTTCTAAGCTCACTCATAAACATGCCAAAGAGATGAATCGAGCTATGGTTCATTGCAGATGATTACATGGAATTTTACAGGGGGTCAAAGTAAATTGATATTGCATAATATCAATTAGGCAAAAGCCCTTTGGGGATAATGATGTCCCCAATGTTGTTGTGCCATGGATCAGCCAAGTGAGTGGCCAAATTCTCCAACGGTCCGGTGCCGGGGTACGCCGATTGTTGAACTACGAATCCAACAAAAGCCAACAATGCAAGCCGACCTATATATTTCCACCAATTCAAACAATCAACACTCAAATATGTGATAAGAGTACATTACCTTTACATAACGAACTTAAGTCATTAAATTTAGTAAAGCATGAACTAACCATTTTTGACCTCTTTGACTTTGTATTCCTCGAACTTCTTTGGGTCCTTGGAGTATCCCAAGGGGTCGAAAGCTCCACCAGGGTACTTCTTCTTCTCCGGATCCTTTTCCATGCTACGTTGATGCTCTACGAAGGCAATGGAGAGGAACTCGATGACCAAAATTGTAGGCAAAGTTCCCCATGGAACTGGATTGCCTAGGTAAGTTGCTTGGCCTCCTGGAAGTGCTGCCCATTCTTGTGCCTTTACCCAGTTGCCTAACCCCAATGCTTCTGGTACTAGAATCCCTGGCTGCATCAAATTTAAATGTTTGCAAATACTTAATTGATAGTCACTTGAAATTAATCAAAGCAATCTTTGCTAAAAAAAATATAATTGAAATTTATTTAGTCCTTATGGTTTGAAGTCGACATCTATTTAGTTTTTGTGGTTTTATTTTAATCAGAATGGTCTTTAAAGTCACAATTTTTCATCTAAATGGTCATTTCATCAATTTTCTTAGTTAAATTGCTAACGTGGCCTATGATCATTTAGATGAAAAATTGTGACTGTAAAAATCATTCAGATTAAAATAAAACCACAAAGACTAAACAGATTAAAAATTGTGATTTTAAGGACCATTCAGATTAAAATAAAATCATAAGGACTAAACAGATATCGACTTCAAACCACAAGGACTATACAGTATTTTACCCAAAAAAATATATTATATTTCTATGTTTGTAATGGTTTCTTGACACTTACAACAGCAAGCATAGCCCATCTGCAGTGAATCAGTTCAGATTCCTTGAACCTCTCCAAGTTCTCTGGTACTTCTCCTAGTCTAAGCGGGTCAAATCCAAAGTCACTGAAACCCACAATCACCAGACATAATGTCATCTACATATGTATAACAGGTATTACAAATTCGAATTGTATATATGTACAAATGTACTCCATGTTCTTATCAATTTTTTCCTCATACATTTGACAGATTAACCAAGTCACCTAATATGTTCACTAAATGATGCGACAATATTTTAGTAAACTCGGAGCCAACTCTGGACTTGGTGAAACTTCGAACATGCAATATATATATGTATAGTACTAATCAACATGCATATCAATTGATGAACAAGTTTGTTAAACAAATTCGAATTCTGTGACTGTGATTACGTACCCTGGAGCGGATCCATCGAGGTAAGGAGGCCGGGGCTGGCCAGGCATCCACTCCGCTGACATGGAGAACCTGGAGGAAGCATTGGCGCCAACACTAGGGAGCTGGACTGCAGTGGCGAATTTAGACTTGGAGGAAGATAGGACTGAAGGGAAGGCTGTGGTGGCAATGCCACAGCTCATCAAAGTGTTGGAAGCCATTTAAGTTGATTCAACTCCTTCTCTGCAAAATTTTTCTGTTGTGGCCAAGGAGACTTAGACTGGTTATTGAGTATGGAAATGTGAAGGAATGGCAGGGAATACTAGTAGTGCTTCAAGTATGTGCTAGTGGGATATAGGCGAATCCAAATTCAGATTGTGATTGGCTAATGTTCCTTGCTTGTGCTCTCTTATTGGACCACGTGGATTTTTTCCAATCCAAATTTGTGGCTATGTGGGGGATATGCAGCTGATAGGTGAAATCTAATCTGCGTGGTGGAGATTGAGTTCTAAGAGAAGGAAAATCTCGCCCACCAGTTCTCTTCTAGCTGAGAAAAATGAATGTTGTGATTTTTTAGACAGATTGAGCTCATGCATGTACACTAAATATCCTAATGCCTTTCTGTCTCATATAATGAAATGCCCTATCTAGTCTGCAATATATGAAAATCTTCAAGTTCTTATCCATCAAGATGGTAAGAGTTTCCACCCAAAGCAATAGTATTTGATCCTACAATCTCTACCGGACCTAACAATTTGTCTACAAATGAAAGTACCTAGTGAGTTTTGCTAGGTACACTCGACAATCTTTAGTTTCATGATACCAATTTTATCAAAACCATATAAGATAGCCAAAATCTAAAATCCGAGAGTCCGCAAATAATCAAATATAAGGAACTAATCAGATATAAAGTATCGATTCGTGTTGATATGTCGTGTTTCTATCGTATTAAAAAAACTCGTCAAACATCTACAAACTCGACACGTCTATCAACACAATTACTTACCTTGTTAGTCTTTCCAAACCCGAAAAATGCGACCTTCACGAAACATCTTAACTACAAAGTTACTTGTCCTCTTTCAAGATCAGAATTTTTCCAAGCTTCAATCCATCACTGAAAGGAAAATCCACAAAATCGAGACCAAACGGACACTAGTACCGGTTAACCGCAATTCAAAAAGAAGTAAAGGCTCACCCAATGTCACGTGTCAATTCCTTGCTCGACGAGCCTATTCTACACCCGACAACACATTATCCCACTCTCTTTACCCGCTTCCACCATGAGACACAAAACCACCCACATCACTTCTCCAACCGCCACTCATTCTTCTCCTCCTTCTTCTTCTTCCTCTATTCTAATCACGCCGTTAAACCCACCGTTAATTCCAAACCGATGCACCCCTCCCACTAACTACGCGCCAATTTTCCGTTATGGCGACGGCAGCTGCGGCGCTGGTTCTCAAGCCGCCGCGCGTGCTGCGACGGCCGAGCTCAGCCAAAACGACGCCGTCGAAGACCAAGCGAGTAATAAAGGCGCGAGCTTTGGGGGATTTCGGGCACTTCGGTCAGGCGGTCAGCAAGGACGTGGAGTTTCTGAAGCGGAGGATCGGCGGAGGATTTGAGTGGGCGAATAAGACTTTGAGAATCCCGGAGGTTTTTAAAGCCATCGACGACGTCGTTTGGCTTCGGAACCTCGAAGAGCCCTATGCTCCGCCTTTGCCGGAGGCGCGTTGGCCTCGGCCTTCTTATCCAGGTTTACTTTACATTTGTTCATAGCTGTTCAAACTTTGAAGTTTTAGGTGAATCGTTTTTACTGTGTGGGGTTAAATTTTGTTACTTTGAGATAATGGCTGCAATTTATGGTAGTAGAGACTAGAGAGGAGTGAATGTGGAGTTAGAAATGTTACCTTTTGTGTTATTGGATACTTGAATAATGACTTCATTATTGTACTGAATAAGCATTTAGTGATGTCATGATTACGATGAGCTTGAGGGCTTGAAGAGTAGGAGAGGTTTTTGTTAAGTAATTTTGTACTGATGTAATCTTTTGCTAGTGACATTTGACAAAGGAGTCAAATCGTTTAGCAGATTGGGGTTTGCCAATGTCTTATGCTAATGATAGCTCTATGTGTGATTATATAGCTGAAACTATGAAATATGGCTTTTGCATTGGTAATTGATTGGAAATATACTGACTTTTTAAAAAATTGGGTTTGCTGCTATGCATGTGTACTTGCAAGTTTGTTGAAATGTAGCTTTTAATATTTTCAAATTCTTTACCCTTGTCGTTTGTGGAAATCGATGTTGGAAATCCACCTTTTGACAGAATTCACTGGTGTCGATCTACTAGTGGCGGATCTCAAAGCGTTAGAGACATATGCTCTTTACTTTTATTATCTATCTAAGAGTTGGTCTAAGCCGCTTCCAGAAGTATATGATCCACAACGAGTTGCTGATTATTTCAGTTGCAGGCCTCATGTAGTCACCTTTAGACTTCTTGAGGTAGGGAATGGATGCTTAATACATAGCAACTTGAAGAAATTTTCAGTCTACTTTTTAGAATGCATTGACACTGATTTACTTTATTTTATACTGAAGGTAGTTTCTTCCTTTGCTTCTGCTGCAATCAGAATTCGGACCTCTGGGATTAAAAATTATCTACGATCAAGTTCGGGTGATGCTATCGATGAAGGCTTATCACAATACAATTTTGGAATGGTGTTAAAAGAAACTATGCTAAACCTGGGCCCCACTTTTATCAAAGGTGTGGAAGGCTACTAGTTGAAATTTGTTTTTAGGCACTAAGCTTCCATTCTTAAATTTCCATATATTACCAATATACGTAACATGCCATTGCTTCTTGATGCAGTTGGTCAGTCCCTTTCCACCAGACCGGACATTATTGGTGCTGAAATTGCCCAGGTTAGAAACGAATGTATCGGTATATTATCTGTCAGCTATATGAATTTACATGTGATTATACTGCAGGTCTATGAATATACTGTCAATTGTATGGTATATATTGTTAGTGTGTTCATCTGCAGAGAAACTATAAGTAACTTTGTATCTTCCATCAAATTACTCTTATATCAGTAAAATAAATATTAGAAATAGTCCAATGCCGCCTTCTTTATTAGTACTGTTGATATTATCTAGTTCTG
Above is a window of Fragaria vesca subsp. vesca linkage group LG7, FraVesHawaii_1.0, whole genome shotgun sequence DNA encoding:
- the LOC101299419 gene encoding chlorophyll a-b binding protein 6A, chloroplastic-like, which gives rise to MASNTLMSCGIATTAFPSVLSSSKSKFATAVQLPSVGANASSRFSMSAEWMPGQPRPPYLDGSAPGDFGFDPLRLGEVPENLERFKESELIHCRWAMLAVPGILVPEALGLGNWVKAQEWAALPGGQATYLGNPVPWGTLPTILVIEFLSIAFVEHQRSMEKDPEKKKYPGGAFDPLGYSKDPKKFEEYKVKEVKNGRLALLAFVGFVVQQSAYPGTGPLENLATHLADPWHNNIGDIIIPKGLLPN